In Ruania zhangjianzhongii, the following proteins share a genomic window:
- a CDS encoding ABC transporter substrate-binding protein — protein MPPVGQRRRAAGLIATAGALALVLTSCADTEDIDGGGDGDGGGNISVGTTDTVTNLDPAGSYDHGSTAIHTQVYPYLMNTPYGSPDVEPGIAESAEFTSPTEFTVTLPEGLTFANGNELTGSDVKFSFDRMLGIADPNGPSSLLANLDSTELVDDLTVTFHLTNPNDQIFPQVLSSSAGPIVDEDVFAENELTPAEEIVEGNAFAGQYVITDYSENELVQFAPFEDYQGLLGPAENDGVTLSYYTNETDMKLAVQEGTIDVAGRSLGPTDLEDLSGNENLTIHDGPGGEIRYLVFNFNTQPFGAETNNADEDKALAVRQAIAHLIDRQPLSEEIYAGSYTPLYSYVPEGLTGATQPLMELYGDGEGGPAPDRAVQVLEDAGVDTPVTLNLQYNSDHYGNSSDEEYAMIESQLEADGLFDVNLSQTLWDTYNTQRTQDAYPVHQLGWFPDYSDADTYLTPFFLPENFLVNHYENDEVTELIQAQATTEDEEERAGMIEDVQAAVAEDLSTLPFLQGAQVAVAQQDIEGVTLDASFKLRFAPMHR, from the coding sequence ATGCCCCCCGTTGGACAACGACGCCGCGCAGCCGGGCTGATCGCCACTGCCGGTGCCCTGGCCCTGGTGCTCACCTCCTGCGCCGATACCGAAGACATCGATGGCGGCGGTGACGGTGACGGGGGTGGGAACATCTCCGTCGGCACCACCGACACTGTCACCAACCTGGACCCGGCCGGCTCCTACGACCACGGCTCCACCGCGATCCACACCCAGGTGTACCCGTACCTGATGAACACTCCGTACGGCAGCCCGGATGTGGAGCCTGGTATCGCCGAATCGGCCGAGTTCACCTCACCGACCGAGTTCACCGTGACGCTGCCCGAGGGCCTGACGTTCGCGAACGGCAACGAGCTGACCGGCTCGGACGTGAAGTTCAGCTTCGACCGGATGCTCGGCATTGCCGACCCGAACGGCCCGTCCTCGCTACTGGCGAACCTGGACAGTACGGAACTGGTGGACGACCTCACCGTCACCTTCCACCTGACGAATCCGAACGATCAGATCTTCCCGCAGGTGCTGTCCTCCTCAGCCGGCCCGATCGTGGACGAGGATGTGTTCGCCGAGAACGAGCTCACCCCGGCCGAGGAGATCGTGGAGGGCAACGCGTTCGCCGGCCAGTACGTGATCACCGACTACAGCGAGAACGAACTGGTGCAGTTCGCCCCGTTCGAGGACTACCAGGGCCTGCTCGGCCCGGCGGAGAACGACGGCGTCACGCTCAGCTACTACACCAACGAGACCGACATGAAGCTCGCCGTCCAGGAAGGCACCATCGACGTGGCCGGCCGCTCGCTCGGCCCCACCGACCTGGAGGACCTCTCCGGTAACGAGAACCTCACCATCCATGACGGCCCCGGTGGGGAGATCCGCTACCTGGTGTTCAACTTCAACACCCAGCCCTTCGGCGCGGAGACGAACAACGCCGATGAGGACAAGGCCCTGGCCGTGCGGCAGGCGATCGCGCACCTGATCGACCGCCAGCCGCTGTCCGAGGAGATCTACGCCGGCTCGTACACCCCCTTGTACTCCTACGTGCCCGAAGGCCTCACTGGAGCCACCCAACCGCTGATGGAGCTCTACGGTGACGGTGAGGGCGGACCGGCCCCGGACCGCGCCGTGCAGGTGCTCGAGGACGCCGGGGTCGACACACCGGTCACCTTGAACCTGCAGTACAACTCCGACCACTACGGCAACTCCTCCGACGAGGAGTACGCGATGATCGAGAGCCAGCTGGAGGCCGACGGGCTGTTCGATGTCAACCTCTCCCAGACCCTCTGGGACACCTACAACACCCAGCGCACCCAGGACGCCTACCCGGTACACCAGCTCGGCTGGTTCCCGGACTACTCCGACGCCGACACCTACCTCACGCCTTTCTTCCTGCCAGAGAACTTCCTGGTGAACCACTACGAGAACGACGAGGTCACCGAGCTGATCCAGGCCCAGGCCACCACCGAGGACGAAGAAGAACGCGCCGGGATGATCGAGGACGTGCAGGCGGCCGTGGCCGAGGACCTGTCCACGTTGCCGTTCCTGCAGGGCGCGCAGGTGGCGGTCGCGCAGCAGGACATCGAAGGTGTGACGTTGGACGCGTCCTTCAAGCTCCGTTTCGCCCCGATGCACCGCTGA
- a CDS encoding ABC transporter permease, producing the protein MTIADERTVGASKAPGSGLGRYILIRFLLIIPTVFILVTLVFFMMRVVGDPISASMGGRLTPAQLAERLAEAGYDRPVIVQYGEYLGQIFTGDFGRTLTDNRAIGDILANYGAATLELVLYAMVVALVVGIPFGMLAAYLRDRWPDAVLRIFAILCYATPVFFAGLLLKLVFSVWLGWLPLSGRASPQVQLVLDRIAGSSGINLLDALRTGRWDLISDVLAHAVLPAIALGLLTAGVFLRLVRTNVIGTLGRDYVDAARSRGVKESRLVRKHAYKPALIPIITVMGMQIAMMLGGAVLTETTFQWRGLGFELVRYLGARDFVAVQGIVALLAVIVAVTNFIVDVVAALIDPRVRY; encoded by the coding sequence TTGACGATCGCCGACGAGAGGACGGTCGGAGCCAGCAAGGCGCCTGGCTCCGGCCTCGGCCGCTACATCCTCATCCGCTTCCTGCTGATCATCCCGACCGTGTTCATCCTGGTCACCCTGGTGTTCTTCATGATGCGGGTGGTCGGAGACCCGATCAGCGCCTCGATGGGCGGCCGGCTCACCCCGGCCCAGCTGGCTGAACGCCTGGCCGAAGCCGGCTACGACCGGCCGGTGATCGTGCAGTACGGGGAGTATCTGGGCCAGATCTTCACCGGTGACTTCGGCCGCACGCTCACCGACAACCGGGCGATCGGTGACATCCTCGCCAACTACGGCGCCGCCACCCTGGAGCTGGTGCTCTACGCCATGGTGGTGGCGCTGGTGGTGGGGATCCCGTTCGGGATGCTGGCCGCCTACCTGCGCGACCGGTGGCCGGACGCGGTGCTGCGGATCTTCGCGATCCTGTGCTACGCGACCCCGGTGTTCTTCGCCGGACTGCTGCTGAAGCTGGTGTTCTCGGTGTGGCTGGGCTGGCTCCCGCTGTCCGGCCGAGCGAGCCCCCAGGTACAGCTGGTCCTGGACCGGATCGCCGGCTCCAGCGGGATCAACCTGCTCGACGCACTCCGCACCGGCCGGTGGGACCTGATCTCCGACGTGCTCGCCCACGCCGTGCTGCCGGCGATCGCCCTGGGTCTGCTGACCGCCGGGGTGTTCCTCCGGCTGGTGCGGACCAACGTGATCGGCACCCTCGGCCGGGACTACGTCGACGCCGCACGCTCGCGCGGGGTGAAGGAGTCCCGGCTGGTGCGCAAGCACGCCTACAAGCCGGCGCTGATCCCGATCATCACCGTGATGGGGATGCAGATCGCGATGATGCTGGGTGGGGCGGTGCTCACCGAGACGACCTTCCAGTGGCGCGGACTGGGTTTCGAGCTGGTGCGCTATCTCGGCGCACGAGACTTCGTCGCCGTGCAGGGGATCGTGGCTTTGCTGGCGGTGATCGTGGCGGTGACGAACTTCATCGTGGACGTGGTCGCTGCGCTGATCGACCCGAGGGTGAGGTACTGA